The following are encoded together in the Oreochromis niloticus isolate F11D_XX linkage group LG12, O_niloticus_UMD_NMBU, whole genome shotgun sequence genome:
- the LOC109204597 gene encoding ATP-binding cassette sub-family B member 9 isoform X1, which produces MGINVAVGCIVSFVLLDVVTTTVLYAHGSQLSTFAEDALNFNILQSALDIWGTVLLRASLLLGASLGVTWNKVDGPQRVAKSTSLILLICLIVITYTLAKLLMLTEVRTLSISHQPWLLSLICWTCASSLGVMLLWRWLGKEPDSDSSHSGDSSTSSGRGARGHEDTEKLVETVGEEEQELGSERKKKEKASSSGATLGRLLSYCKKDAELLSVAVLFLIIAAVCETFIPYYYGKVIDSMVVHQSMEYFAKPVIILAVLALASSLAIGVREGVFTLMFARLNIRLRNHLFRTLMRQEIAFFDDNHTGDILSRLSADTTQVSDLISQNVNVFLENVVKGVGFFIFMCGMSWKLTLVTIMAFPFIGLISKLYGEYYKNLAKKVQTTLAEANKVAEETISAMRTVRSFANENGEADSYYAKLLVMLQFNKKQALAYACYMFSSCVSQLALELAILYYGGHLVITNQMSSGALVSFFLYMLKVGECLESIASVYTGLMQGVGAAEKVFEYLDRKPEHPSDGTEAPETCAGLVEFKDVTFAYPTRPETDILKGVSFLLRPGEVTALVGPSGSGKSSCVSLLENFYLPQQGQVLLDGKPVQSFQHDYLHSKVALVGQEPVLFARTVEENITYGLTDVPREAVLQAATKANAHDFITTLPKGYETSVGEKGTQLSGGQKQRVAIARALIRNPRVLVLDEATSALDAESEHIVQQALNNILRDHTVLVIAHRLSTVEKADNIIVIDRGHVAEQGSHSELMASGGLYSKLVQRQVLGIETGSEVLHSPQNASWKSGGGQQWRGRSSSSSLSESECSVRY; this is translated from the exons ATGGGAATCAACGTGGCTGTGGGCTGCATCGTGTCATTCGTCCTCCTGGATGTTGTCACAACCACTGTCCTGTACGCACATGGATCACAGCTGAGCACCTTCGCAGAGGATGCCCTCAACTTTAACATCCTTCAGTCTGCACTGGACATCTGGGGGACAGTGCTGCTCCGAGCCTCCCTCCTGCTGGGAGCCTCTTTAGGGGTGACATGGAACAAGGTGGACGGCCCGCAGAGGGTTGCTAAATCCACCAGCCTTATTCTCCTCATCTGTCTGATCGTCATCACCTATACACTGGCCAAGCTGCTGATGCTGACTGAGGTGAGGACTTTGAGCATCAGTCACCAGCCCTGGCTCTTGAGCCTGATATGTTGGACTTGTGCCTCTTCTCTGGGAGTAATGCTGCTCTGGAGGTGGCTGGGGAAGGAGCCCGACTCTGACAGCAGTCATAGTGGTGACAGCAGCACCAGTAGTGGTAGAGGAGCAAGGGGCCATGAGGACACTGAAAAGCTGGTGGAGACAGTTggtgaggaggagcaggagttGGGCtctgagagaaagaagaaggagaaggcCAGCAGCTCAGGGGCCACACTGGGACGCCTGCTGAGCTACTGCAAAAAGGATGCTGAGCTGCTCTCTGTTGCTGTCCTCTTCCTCATCATCGctgctgtgt GTGAGACCTTCATTCCGTACTACTATGGGAAAGTCATAGACAGCATGGTGGTTCACCAAAGCATGGAGTACTTTGCCAAACCTGTGATCATACTTGCAGTACTCGCCTTAGCTAG TTCACTTGCAATTGGAGTACGAGAAGGTGTCTTCACCCTGATGTTTGCGAGATTAAACATTCGTCTCAGGAACCATCTTTTCCGAACCTTGATGAGGCAAGAAATTGCCTTTTTTGATGACAATCACACAG GTGACATCCTTTCACGTTTGTCTGCTGACACCACCCAGGTGAGCGACCTCATTTCCCAGAACGTCAATGTCTTCCTGGAGAACGTTGTTAAGGGCGTTGGCTTCTTCATCTTCATGTGTGGCATGTCCTGGAAGCTCACACTGGTGACCATCATGGCATTCCCTTTCATTGGTCTGATCTCAAAACTTTATGGTGAATACTACAAG AATCTGGCCAAAAAGGTGCAAACAACCCTCGCAGAGGCCAATAAAGTTGCAGAAGAAACCATCTCAGCCATGAGGACGGTGCGGAGCTTTGCCAACGAGAATGGAGAGGCCGACTCCTATTACGCCAAACTCTTAGTCATGTTGCAGTTCAACAAAAAGCAAGCCCTGGCCTACGCTTGCTACATGTTTTCCAGTTGT gTCTCACAGCTTGCTCTCGAGCTGGCTATCCTCTACTATGGAGGCCACCTTGTGATTACTAATCAGATGAGTAGCGGCGCCTTGGTATCTTTTTTCCTATACATGCTCAAGGTCGGCGAATGTCTTGAG AGCATTGCATCAGTGTACACGGGCCTCATGCAAGGAGTTGGAGCTGCTGAGAAGGTTTTTGAGTATCTGGATAGGAAACCCGAGCACCCCTCTGATGGCACAGAGGCTCCGGAGACATGCGCCGGTCTGGTTGAATTTAAAGACGTCACGTTTGCCTACCCGACACGCCCTGAAACTGATATTCTCAAG GGGGTGTCATTCCTCCTGCGTCCCGGAGAAGTGACTGCCCTTGTGGGACCTTCAGGCAGTGGGAAGAGCTCCTGTGTGAGTCTTCTGGAAAATTTCTACCTTCCTCAGCAAGGCCAGGTGCTGCTGGATGGAAAGCCTGTTCAAAGCTTTCAGCATGACTACCTCCACTCCAAG gtggCTCTTGTAGGTCAAGAGCCTGTGCTGTTTGCCCGCACAGTTGAGGAGAACATTACCTATGGCCTGACTGATGTCCCCAGGGAGGCAGTGCTGCAGGCTGCCACCAAGGCTAATGCTCATGATTTTATTACCACTCTTCCTAAAGGCTATGAAACAA GTGTTGGCGAGAAGGGCACACAGTTGTCAGGGGGACAGAAACAAAGGGTTGCCATTGCAAGAGCTCTCATCCGCAACCCTCGTGTTCTTGTCCTGGATGAGGCCACTAGCGCTCTGGATGCAGAAAGTGAACACATT GTTCAGCAGGCTCTGAACAATATCCTGCGGGACCACACCGTGTTGGTGATCGCCCATCGGCTCAGCACAGTGGAGAAGGCAGACAACATTATTGTAATTGACAGGGGCCACGTGGCAGAACAGGGATCTCACAGTGAGCTGATGGCCAGCGGCGGACTCTACTCTAAGCTGGTTCAGAGGCAGGTCCTGGGCATCGAGACCGGGTCGGAGGTCCTACACTCACCACAAAACGCCAGCTGGAAGTCAGGTGGAGGACAGCAGTGGAGAGGacgaagcagcagcagcagcctgagcgAGTCTGAGTGTAGTGTGCGTTACTGA
- the LOC109204597 gene encoding ATP-binding cassette sub-family B member 9 isoform X2: MGINVAVGCIVSFVLLDVVTTTVLYAHGSQLSTFAEDALNFNILQSALDIWGTVLLRASLLLGASLGVTWNKVDGPQRVAKSTSLILLICLIVITYTLAKLLMLTEVRTLSISHQPWLLSLICWTCASSLGVMLLWRWLGKEPDSDSSHSGDSSTSSGRGARGHEDTEKLVETVGEEEQELGSERKKKEKASSSGATLGRLLSYCKKDAELLSVAVLFLIIAAVCETFIPYYYGKVIDSMVVHQSMEYFAKPVIILAVLALASSLAIGVREGVFTLMFARLNIRLRNHLFRTLMRQEIAFFDDNHTGDILSRLSADTTQVSDLISQNVNVFLENVVKGVGFFIFMCGMSWKLTLVTIMAFPFIGLISKLYGEYYKNLAKKVQTTLAEANKVAEETISAMRTVRSFANENGEADSYYAKLLVMLQFNKKQALAYACYMFSSCVSQLALELAILYYGGHLVITNQMSSGALVSFFLYMLKVGECLESIASVYTGLMQGVGAAEKVFEYLDRKPEHPSDGTEAPETCAGLVEFKDVTFAYPTRPETDILKGVSFLLRPGEVTALVGPSGSGKSSCVSLLENFYLPQQGQVLLDGKPVQSFQHDYLHSKVLARRAHSCQGDRNKGLPLQELSSATLVFLSWMRPLALWMQKVNTLFSRL, from the exons ATGGGAATCAACGTGGCTGTGGGCTGCATCGTGTCATTCGTCCTCCTGGATGTTGTCACAACCACTGTCCTGTACGCACATGGATCACAGCTGAGCACCTTCGCAGAGGATGCCCTCAACTTTAACATCCTTCAGTCTGCACTGGACATCTGGGGGACAGTGCTGCTCCGAGCCTCCCTCCTGCTGGGAGCCTCTTTAGGGGTGACATGGAACAAGGTGGACGGCCCGCAGAGGGTTGCTAAATCCACCAGCCTTATTCTCCTCATCTGTCTGATCGTCATCACCTATACACTGGCCAAGCTGCTGATGCTGACTGAGGTGAGGACTTTGAGCATCAGTCACCAGCCCTGGCTCTTGAGCCTGATATGTTGGACTTGTGCCTCTTCTCTGGGAGTAATGCTGCTCTGGAGGTGGCTGGGGAAGGAGCCCGACTCTGACAGCAGTCATAGTGGTGACAGCAGCACCAGTAGTGGTAGAGGAGCAAGGGGCCATGAGGACACTGAAAAGCTGGTGGAGACAGTTggtgaggaggagcaggagttGGGCtctgagagaaagaagaaggagaaggcCAGCAGCTCAGGGGCCACACTGGGACGCCTGCTGAGCTACTGCAAAAAGGATGCTGAGCTGCTCTCTGTTGCTGTCCTCTTCCTCATCATCGctgctgtgt GTGAGACCTTCATTCCGTACTACTATGGGAAAGTCATAGACAGCATGGTGGTTCACCAAAGCATGGAGTACTTTGCCAAACCTGTGATCATACTTGCAGTACTCGCCTTAGCTAG TTCACTTGCAATTGGAGTACGAGAAGGTGTCTTCACCCTGATGTTTGCGAGATTAAACATTCGTCTCAGGAACCATCTTTTCCGAACCTTGATGAGGCAAGAAATTGCCTTTTTTGATGACAATCACACAG GTGACATCCTTTCACGTTTGTCTGCTGACACCACCCAGGTGAGCGACCTCATTTCCCAGAACGTCAATGTCTTCCTGGAGAACGTTGTTAAGGGCGTTGGCTTCTTCATCTTCATGTGTGGCATGTCCTGGAAGCTCACACTGGTGACCATCATGGCATTCCCTTTCATTGGTCTGATCTCAAAACTTTATGGTGAATACTACAAG AATCTGGCCAAAAAGGTGCAAACAACCCTCGCAGAGGCCAATAAAGTTGCAGAAGAAACCATCTCAGCCATGAGGACGGTGCGGAGCTTTGCCAACGAGAATGGAGAGGCCGACTCCTATTACGCCAAACTCTTAGTCATGTTGCAGTTCAACAAAAAGCAAGCCCTGGCCTACGCTTGCTACATGTTTTCCAGTTGT gTCTCACAGCTTGCTCTCGAGCTGGCTATCCTCTACTATGGAGGCCACCTTGTGATTACTAATCAGATGAGTAGCGGCGCCTTGGTATCTTTTTTCCTATACATGCTCAAGGTCGGCGAATGTCTTGAG AGCATTGCATCAGTGTACACGGGCCTCATGCAAGGAGTTGGAGCTGCTGAGAAGGTTTTTGAGTATCTGGATAGGAAACCCGAGCACCCCTCTGATGGCACAGAGGCTCCGGAGACATGCGCCGGTCTGGTTGAATTTAAAGACGTCACGTTTGCCTACCCGACACGCCCTGAAACTGATATTCTCAAG GGGGTGTCATTCCTCCTGCGTCCCGGAGAAGTGACTGCCCTTGTGGGACCTTCAGGCAGTGGGAAGAGCTCCTGTGTGAGTCTTCTGGAAAATTTCTACCTTCCTCAGCAAGGCCAGGTGCTGCTGGATGGAAAGCCTGTTCAAAGCTTTCAGCATGACTACCTCCACTCCAAG GTGTTGGCGAGAAGGGCACACAGTTGTCAGGGGGACAGAAACAAAGGGTTGCCATTGCAAGAGCTCTCATCCGCAACCCTCGTGTTCTTGTCCTGGATGAGGCCACTAGCGCTCTGGATGCAGAAAGTGAACACATT GTTCAGCAGGCTCTGA
- the LOC102075572 gene encoding ATP-binding cassette sub-family B member 9: MGINVAVGCIVSFVLLDVVNPTVHYAHGSQLSTFAEDALNFNILQSALDIWGTVLLRASLLLGASLEVTWNKVDGPQRVAKSTSLILLICLIVITYTLAKLLMLTKVRTLSINDQPWLLSLICWTCASSLGVMLLWRWLGKVPESESSLIGDSSSSSGVFLQGVSFLLRPGEVTALVGPSGSGKSSCVSLLENFYLPQQGQVLLDGKPVQSFQHDYLHSKVALVGQEPVLFARTVEENITYGLTDVPREAVLQAATKANAHDFITTLPKGYETSVGEKGTQLSGGQKQRVAIARALIRNPRVLVLDEATSALDAESEHIVQQALNNILRDHTVLVIAHRLSTVEKADNIIVIDRGHVAEQGSHSELMASGGLYSKLVQRQVLGIETGSEVLHSPQNASWKSGGGQQWRGRSSSSSLSESECSVRY, translated from the exons ATGGGAATCAACGTGGCTGTGGGCTGCATCGTGTCATTCGTCCTCCTTGATGTTGTCAACCCCACTGTCCATTATGCACATGGATCACAGCTGAGCACCTTCGCAGAGGATGCCCTCAACTTTAACATCCTTCAGTCTGCACTGGACATCTGGGGGACAGTGCTGCTCCGAGCCTCCCTCCTGCTGGGAGCCTCTTTAGAGGTGACATGGAACAAGGTGGACGGCCCGCAGAGGGTTGCTAAATCCACCAGCCTTATTCTCCTCATCTGTCTGATCGTCATCACCTATACACTGGCCAAGCTGCTGATGCTGACTAAGGTGAGGACTTTGAGCATCAATGACCAGCCCTGGCTCTTGAGCCTGATATGTTGGACTTGTGCCTCTTCTCTGGGAGTAATGCTGCTCTGGAGGTGGCTGGGGAAGGTTCCGGAGTCTGAGAGCAGTCTTATtggtgacagcagcagcagtagtg GAGTCTTTTTGCAGGGGGTGTCATTCCTCCTGCGTCCCGGAGAAGTGACTGCCCTTGTGGGACCTTCAGGCAGTGGGAAGAGCTCCTGTGTGAGTCTTCTGGAAAATTTCTACCTTCCTCAGCAAGGCCAGGTGCTGCTGGATGGAAAGCCTGTTCAAAGCTTTCAGCATGACTACCTCCACTCCAAG gtggCTCTTGTAGGTCAAGAGCCTGTGCTGTTTGCCCGCACAGTTGAGGAGAACATTACCTATGGCCTGACTGATGTCCCCAGGGAGGCAGTGCTGCAGGCTGCCACCAAGGCTAATGCTCATGATTTTATTACCACTCTTCCTAAAGGCTATGAAACAA GTGTTGGCGAGAAGGGCACACAGTTGTCAGGGGGACAGAAACAAAGGGTTGCCATTGCAAGAGCTCTCATCCGCAACCCTCGTGTTCTTGTCCTGGATGAGGCCACTAGCGCTCTGGATGCAGAAAGTGAACACATT GTTCAGCAGGCTCTGAACAATATCCTGCGGGACCACACCGTGTTGGTGATCGCCCATCGGCTCAGCACAGTGGAGAAGGCAGACAACATTATTGTAATTGACAGGGGCCACGTGGCAGAACAGGGATCTCACAGTGAGCTGATGGCCAGCGGCGGACTCTACTCTAAGCTGGTTCAGAGGCAGGTCCTGGGCATCGAGACCGGGTCGGAGGTCCTACACTCACCACAAAACGCCAGCTGGAAGTCAGGTGGAGGACAGCAGTGGAGAGGacgaagcagcagcagcagcctgagcgAGTCTGAGTGTAGTGTGCGTTACTGA
- the LOC109204596 gene encoding uncharacterized protein LOC109204596, with the protein MCVLCDVTGRSKSFCFDPSATSTSNAREASNKGSHTEKLLLICLQMFNSRLSPKQGNYPAVLSNPENLMCDTTMSTRSENENSVVVTPDQIRPPIKRCFERLSGVQWSMIERGAGDSGVRALLADMISEIIQIASSRILKNALPVIQDRMTKEEPLDAGKINSSLGDSISAAIASALNVPKQRHESADELTRMVEEEISEKVSSVVKLIRESPDLPQDPAVYVSGKFSNIKKLDRMVWHTASCLKRHVACKLRCQCVSSGSDFGTESTTLKMSVQSVITEISAILSWRSSDGEMTDKDEDEEETELPDESALTEKDKIKQTAESVSVRAPTPVKVIAADIVNEILGNMDLSSEELCERCSLSKPAFNAGLIINKLRDFFSRCLPSTSHSGLKARKQGFSIFAKKQFEKMKKELRKVIKANRIFFVCLKNTCKYPKSDTVPSDEGMVFSLPGSQSTEAHRAPSRNTLLRYMRSSPVDFDAIRSDVNQLFEKLTKTEELFINHKTQENFRNSGSTRDFTLELTAKVFDLLMTDRLYQIPEPLMGRSLSDTVISRTPQPAHGSKRPFSAEVLYVLVEDTVEKFVQQLLLWVENEGQAQMIEDKVSVAVEDIQNLIRRTRTPTKETSPDSDGSGRESVPLPVTPKSVSITPEKCFLAPDQKPQTEKSGSITPEKCSLAADQTEKSGSITPEKCSLAADQTEKSGSITPEKCSLAADQTEKSGSITPEKCSLAAEQTQKSGSITPEKCSASVSGVLKDSSDMSEMKILTDPAFRLMMRLIKKSKPETQHFFSRTSGTTKEPEAVFHRLRGLMLPEISSTESATSLMNDNKKFIKKIAKCLIEEFGSADNVLKNAMANDACFDEALVKHLKICLGVLPSPPKKSKISRFFSALGKTLRKPFRWFTKARDD; encoded by the exons ATGTGCGTTCTATGTGACGTTACTGGCAGATCAAAGAGCTTTTGCTTTGATCCGTCAGCCACGTCCACATCAAATGCAAGGGAAGCCTCAAATAAGGGCTCTCACACAGAAAAATTACTGCTCATCTGTTTGCAAATGTTCAACAGTCGGCTTTCTCCAAAACAAGGAAATTATCCAGCTGTTCTCTCAAACCCAGAAAATCTAATGTGTGATACAACCATGTCAACACGCAGCGAAAATGAAAATTCAGTCGTGGTCACACCAGATCAGATTAGGCCACCTATCAAGAGGTGCTTCGAAAGGCTCTCTGGAGTTCAGTGGAGCATGATTGAAAGGGGCGCAGGCGACTCGGGCGTCCGAGCGTTGCTCGCTGATATGATTAGTGAAATCATTCAGATCGCCTCCAGTAGAATCCTCAAAAATGCCCTTCCTGTTATCCAGGATCGCATGACGAAGGAAGAGCCTTTGGATGCGGGGAAAATAAACTCGTCCCTCGGAGACTCAATCTCAGCCGCCATCGCCAGCGCTCTTAACGTTCCGAAACAGCGACATGAGAGCGCTGACGAGCTGACACGGATGGTTGAGGAAGAGATTTCCGAAAAGGTCAGCTCAGTAGTCAAACTCATTAGAGAAAGCCCCGATCTCCCACAAGACCCCGCCGTTTATGTTAGCGGCAAATTTAGTAATATTAAAAAGCTGGACCGCATGGTTTGGCACACTGCCTCGTGCCTTAAAAGGCATGTAGCATGTAAACTGCGCTGCCAGTGTGTGTCAAGTGGGTCTGATTTCGGTACAGAAAGTACGACTTTAAAGATGTCAGTGCAATCAGTAATCACAGAGATTTCTGCGATTCTGTCATGGAGGAGCTCAGATGGAGAGATGACAGATAAAGATGAGGACGAGGAAGAAACTGAGCTTCCAGACGAATCAGCTCTAAcagaaaaggacaaaataaaacaaactgcagAAAGCGTAAGTGTCCGAGCTCCAACCCCAGTAAAGGTGATTGCAGCTGACATCGTAAATGAGATACTTGGGAACATGGATTTAAGCAGTGAAGAGCTCTGTGAGAGGTGTAGCTTATCCAAACCTGCCTTTAATGCAGGATTAATTATCAACAAGCTGAGAGACTTCTTCTCCAGATGTTTGCCATCCACCTCTCACTCCGGGCTCAAAGCACGCAAACAAGGCTTTTCCATTTTTGCgaaaaaacaatttgaaaaaatgaaaaaagagctgagaaaagtaataaaggcaaacaggattttttttgtttgtctaaaAAACACTTGCAAGTACCCCAAGAGTGACACAGTGCCCTCGGATGAAGGTATGGTTTTCAGCCTCCCAGGGTCCCAGAGTACAGAGGCTCATCGAGCCCCTTCCAGAAACACACTGCTTCGTTACATGCGTTCTTCTCCAGTCGACTTTGACGCCATTAGATCAGACGTTAATCAGTTATTTGAGaaattaacaaagacagaagaaCTCTTCATCAATcataaaacacaggaaaactTTAGAAATAGTGGGTCAACCAGAGATTTTACTCTGGAGTTAACGGCAAAAGTGTTTGATCTACTTATGACGGATCGACTGTATCAAATCCCCGAACCTCTAATGGGTAGATCCCTCTCAGACACTGTCATCTCGCGGACTCCACAACCAGCACATGGCTCAAAGCGTCCCTTTTCTGCTGAAGTCCTCTATGTCCTCGTAGAAGACACAGTAGAAAAGTTTGTACAACAGCTTTTGCTCTGGGTGGAGAACGAAGGCCAAGCTCAAATGATTGAGGACaaggtttctgtggctgtggaaGACATCCAGAACCTTATTAGAAGAACAAGGACCCCAACAAAGGAAACAAGCCCAGATTCAGATGGCAGTGGAAGAGAATCTGTTCCATTACCTGTAACACCAAAATCTGTGAGCATTACCCCAGAAAAATGCTTTCTGGCACCTGATCAGAAGCCCCAGACAGAAAA ATCTGGGAGCATTACCCCAGAAAAATGCTCTCTGGCAGCTGATCAGACAGAAAAATCTGGGAGCATTACCCCAGAAAAATGCTCTCTGGCAGCTGATCAGACAGAAAAATCTGGGAGCATTACCCCAGAAAAATGCTCTCTGGCAGCTGATCAGACAGAAAAATCTGGGAGCATTACCCCAGAAAAATGCTCTCTGGCAGCTGAACAGACACAAAAATCTGGGAGCATTACCCCAGAAAAATGCTCTGCCAGTGTTTCAGGTGTTCTCAAGGATTCCTCTGACATGTCAGAGATGAAAATTCTCACTGACCCTGCCTTTAGGCTCATGATGAGACTGATCAAAAAATCAAAACCTGAAACTCAACACTTTTTTTCCAGGACATCAGGTACTACAAAAGAACCAGAAGCGGTCTTCCACCGTCTGAGAGGTCTGATGCTGCCTGAAATTAGCAGCACAGAGTCTGCCACAAGTCTGatgaatgacaataaaaagttCATCAAGAAAATAGCCAAATGCCTCATCGAGGAGTTTGGTTCCGCAGACAATGTGTTAAAGAATGCGATGGCAAATGATGCGTGTTTTGATGAGGCTCTGGTAAAGCATCTAAAAATCTGCCTCGGAGTCCTCCCCAGTCCTCccaaaaagtccaaaatttccaggtttttttcagcGTTGGGAAAAACTCTGCGAAAACCCTTTAGGTGGTTCACTAAAGCCAGAGATGATTAA